The proteins below are encoded in one region of Paeniglutamicibacter cryotolerans:
- a CDS encoding DHA2 family efflux MFS transporter permease subunit — translation MTNKRENKWAALAVLAAGLSMIVLDGTIVGVSIPSIIDALHLDLTQAQWINSLYSVILAALLLTSGRLGDRVGRRRLFVIGVVLFMAGSLVAAMASGADMLIWGRAIQGIGGAAVLPSTLSTVNATFTGKDRAAAFGIWGAVMSGAAALGPLLGGVFTTYLDWRWIFLVNIPLGLLVLLGTWAFVPETTGPHAERGLDVPGVLLSASGFGLLVFTLIEGPSLGWWAPKGTLELGFASWGPGAAVSAIPITAAFSMVLLAAFLGWEKHRASAGRSAILDLSLFRHRTFSWGNATATLVAMGEFGLLLVLPLYLINVLGTGTMGAGLILAAMALGAFFSGASARHLSARIGPDRVVVLGLGLEVIGVLAIAFIARPGFPVMWLVLVLVLYGLGLGLASAQLTSTVLRDIPAAASGQGSATQSTVRQLGAGFGTAVSGSVLAIATTAAATRGLDALNLPGLDAAKWAALLSDSAGGIIPSILNGPAGFPFGAAAPEVARALSDAFTAGVQAASFSAVACLLAGLAGSLMVSRAARAVSAHPVDREPSPGTGREN, via the coding sequence ATGACGAACAAACGGGAGAACAAGTGGGCGGCGTTGGCGGTCTTGGCGGCCGGGCTGTCGATGATCGTCCTGGACGGGACCATCGTCGGCGTTTCCATTCCCAGCATCATCGACGCGCTTCACCTCGATCTCACCCAGGCCCAGTGGATCAACAGCCTTTACTCGGTCATCCTGGCCGCCCTGCTGCTGACCAGCGGTCGACTCGGGGACCGGGTGGGACGGCGCCGGCTCTTCGTGATCGGCGTCGTGTTGTTCATGGCCGGCAGCCTGGTCGCGGCGATGGCCTCGGGCGCCGACATGCTGATCTGGGGCCGGGCCATCCAGGGTATCGGCGGCGCGGCCGTCCTGCCCTCCACCCTCTCCACCGTCAACGCGACGTTCACCGGCAAGGACCGCGCCGCCGCATTCGGAATATGGGGCGCCGTGATGTCCGGAGCCGCGGCACTGGGCCCGCTGCTGGGCGGGGTGTTCACCACCTACCTGGACTGGCGCTGGATCTTCCTCGTCAACATCCCACTGGGGCTGCTGGTCCTGCTGGGAACCTGGGCATTCGTGCCCGAAACCACCGGGCCCCACGCAGAACGCGGTCTTGACGTTCCCGGCGTGCTGCTCAGTGCCTCCGGATTCGGCTTGCTGGTCTTCACGCTCATCGAGGGTCCCTCGCTGGGCTGGTGGGCGCCGAAGGGGACACTGGAGCTGGGCTTCGCCAGCTGGGGACCCGGAGCCGCCGTCTCGGCCATACCGATTACCGCGGCGTTCTCGATGGTGCTGCTCGCCGCGTTCCTGGGCTGGGAAAAACACCGGGCTTCCGCCGGACGCTCAGCCATTCTTGACCTGAGCCTCTTCAGGCACAGGACCTTCTCCTGGGGCAATGCCACGGCAACCCTGGTGGCCATGGGCGAATTCGGCCTGCTGCTGGTGCTGCCGCTGTACCTGATCAACGTGCTGGGCACCGGCACCATGGGCGCCGGGCTGATCCTCGCCGCCATGGCCCTGGGCGCCTTCTTCTCAGGCGCGTCGGCCCGCCACCTCTCGGCGCGCATCGGCCCGGACCGGGTGGTGGTGCTGGGCCTGGGCCTGGAGGTCATCGGCGTTCTGGCCATCGCGTTCATCGCCCGCCCCGGGTTCCCCGTCATGTGGCTGGTACTGGTCCTGGTGCTCTACGGCCTGGGCCTGGGCCTGGCCTCCGCCCAGCTCACCAGCACGGTGCTGCGTGACATCCCGGCAGCCGCGTCGGGGCAGGGATCGGCCACGCAGAGCACGGTGCGCCAACTCGGCGCCGGGTTCGGCACGGCGGTTTCCGGTAGCGTGCTGGCCATCGCCACGACCGCCGCCGCAACACGGGGGCTTGACGCGCTGAACCTGCCGGGACTCGACGCCGCGAAGTGGGCGGCACTGCTGAGCGATTCGGCTGGCGGGATCATTCCCTCGATCCTGAACGGCCCGGCCGGATTCCCTTTCGGCGCTGCGGCACCGGAGGTGGCCAGAGCCCTGTCCGACGCGTTCACCGCCGGGGTCCAGGCAGCCAGTTTCAGCGCCGTCGCCTGCCTGCTCGCCGGGCTGGCCGGCTCGCTGATGGTCAGCCGTGCCGCCCGCGCGGTGTCGGCCCACCCGGTCGACCGGGAGCCGTCCCCGGGGACCGGCCGGGAAAACTAG
- a CDS encoding carbon-nitrogen hydrolase family protein, whose amino-acid sequence MKVSVGQFAPTGSVEENLETMDHWAEQASIDGSSLVLFPEEAMLAVGKVQGPLAAAVEHEWSGFVQGLSFIAAKHSIAIVAGGYEGSGESRPYNTLVVIDATGRILGTYRKIHLYDAFSYQESTRIMPGDPEAVAVFEIDGLKFGVQTCYDLRFPELSRRLALADADVLLVSAAWFKGEHKIEHWETLLKARAMENTVWVAAAGTSSTHTIGHSAILDPMGVPVGFLGDERSGMVSAEVSRRRIEEVREFLPVLANRRL is encoded by the coding sequence GTGAAGGTCAGTGTCGGACAATTTGCCCCCACCGGGTCGGTGGAGGAAAACCTCGAAACCATGGATCATTGGGCCGAGCAGGCAAGCATCGACGGTTCGTCGCTGGTGCTCTTTCCCGAGGAGGCCATGCTCGCCGTGGGCAAGGTCCAGGGGCCGCTGGCGGCGGCGGTGGAGCATGAGTGGAGCGGTTTCGTCCAAGGGCTCTCGTTCATCGCAGCCAAGCATTCGATTGCCATCGTCGCCGGCGGCTACGAGGGCAGCGGAGAATCCCGCCCCTACAACACGCTGGTCGTCATCGACGCGACTGGCCGGATCCTGGGCACCTACCGCAAGATCCACCTCTACGATGCGTTCTCCTACCAGGAGTCGACCCGGATCATGCCCGGCGATCCGGAGGCAGTGGCGGTCTTCGAGATTGACGGCCTGAAATTCGGTGTGCAGACCTGTTATGACCTGCGCTTCCCGGAGCTGTCCCGGCGCCTGGCCCTGGCCGACGCCGACGTGCTGCTGGTCTCAGCCGCCTGGTTCAAGGGCGAGCACAAGATCGAGCACTGGGAGACCCTGCTCAAGGCCCGCGCCATGGAAAACACGGTCTGGGTCGCCGCCGCGGGCACCAGCTCCACACATACGATCGGCCACTCGGCGATCCTGGATCCGATGGGCGTGCCGGTCGGATTCCTCGGCGACGAGCGCTCGGGCATGGTCAGCGCCGAGGTGTCGCGCCGCCGCATCGAGGAGGTCCGCGAGTTCCTCCCGGTGTTGGCCAACCGCCGGCTCTAG
- a CDS encoding DUF2804 family protein has translation MTGQELSHENLAVLPRPGMVALPDVQPPFKASATIRDMRMRFEDLPDGRLVIWLQAPRLQVVLEVAPGDESLGVVVPWAENRVQYTVQEPGHAASGTLAGARVPPSDSRARAGGWPTPGGTRGPPRCGGATPRR, from the coding sequence ATCACCGGCCAGGAACTCTCCCACGAGAACTTGGCCGTGCTGCCGCGGCCCGGCATGGTGGCCCTGCCCGATGTCCAGCCGCCGTTCAAGGCCTCGGCCACCATCAGGGACATGCGGATGCGCTTCGAGGACCTGCCCGACGGCCGGTTGGTCATCTGGCTCCAGGCCCCGCGGCTGCAGGTGGTGCTCGAGGTGGCCCCCGGTGACGAATCACTGGGCGTGGTGGTCCCCTGGGCCGAAAACCGCGTCCAGTACACGGTGCAGGAGCCGGGCCACGCGGCATCCGGCACGCTGGCAGGAGCCCGGGTCCCCCCGTCGGATTCTCGGGCTAGAGCCGGCGGTTGGCCAACACCGGGAGGAACTCGCGGACCTCCTCGATGCGGCGGCGCGACACCTCGGCGCTGA
- a CDS encoding IS982 family transposase has product MAPDLDTLATALYACADDFLKANPHLLPWRPAIGFGPRISDAELVTIAVLQALLGFTSERRWLRQSHNDLRRWFPDLPQQPGYNKRLRKLGGTLQALNEHLAHTTGLWSDELWLADSTPVECGRSHTTAHRSELAGWAEYGYCASHSRWFWGLRLHLLCTPTGLPVGYALTGAKADERETLLGILENLPTPVEPGQIIIADKNYYGKAFEQDLSEAGITLVRPTRQGEKPRPGKSLLKPLRQVIESINDTLKGQLDLEAHGGRTIAGVTVRVLQRILALTVAIWHNLNTGSHPLRSLTAYDHEPLESII; this is encoded by the coding sequence ATGGCTCCCGATCTGGACACCCTTGCAACAGCACTGTACGCCTGCGCGGACGACTTTCTGAAGGCCAATCCGCACCTGCTCCCGTGGCGTCCGGCCATCGGCTTCGGGCCCCGGATCAGCGACGCCGAACTGGTCACCATCGCGGTCCTCCAGGCCCTGCTCGGCTTCACCTCCGAACGCCGCTGGCTCCGCCAATCCCATAACGACCTGCGCCGATGGTTCCCGGACCTGCCCCAACAACCCGGATACAACAAACGGCTGCGGAAGCTGGGCGGGACCCTGCAGGCTCTCAACGAACACCTGGCCCACACCACCGGGCTCTGGTCCGATGAGCTGTGGCTCGCCGATTCCACCCCTGTGGAATGCGGGCGCTCCCACACCACGGCCCACCGCTCCGAACTGGCCGGCTGGGCCGAATACGGGTACTGCGCCTCGCATTCACGGTGGTTCTGGGGGCTGCGCCTGCACCTGCTGTGCACCCCGACCGGACTGCCGGTCGGCTACGCGCTGACCGGGGCGAAGGCCGATGAGCGTGAGACCCTGCTGGGCATCCTGGAAAACCTGCCCACCCCGGTGGAGCCGGGACAGATCATCATCGCGGACAAGAACTACTACGGGAAGGCCTTCGAGCAGGACCTCTCCGAGGCCGGGATCACCCTGGTCCGTCCGACCCGTCAAGGTGAGAAACCCCGTCCCGGAAAGAGTCTGCTCAAGCCACTGCGTCAGGTCATCGAGTCAATCAACGACACCCTCAAGGGCCAGCTGGACCTGGAGGCCCATGGCGGGAGGACCATCGCCGGGGTCACCGTGCGGGTCCTGCAACGCATCCTCGCGCTGACCGTGGCCATCTGGCACAACCTGAACACCGGTTCCCATCCACTGCGGTCGCTGACCGCCTATGACCATGAACCCTTGGAATCAATCATCTAG